The Salvia miltiorrhiza cultivar Shanhuang (shh) chromosome 2, IMPLAD_Smil_shh, whole genome shotgun sequence DNA window CTTCCAGGGGCTTAGCCGGAACCAATCTGATGATTTTAAGGTGTCCGCACAGCTAAACGAGGTAATACAGCTGCTGTTATTTAGTGTATGCATGTTTCATGTTGGTTGTTGTTCTCTTTTGTTTACCGTTCTTCTAGTAATCTACTTGATGCTGCCATGAACTTGAGCCAGTATTTTGTCTTACTTTGATAAGGTCGCTGTCGAAAAAGCATCACTTCTGACagaacggctcaaagaatcgaAAAGCCAATATGAAATTCCAGATGCAGAATCGGTTTCAGCTTTTATGAACCAAGTATCCGATCTCATCAAGTGTGTATACATATTTGCATTAATCATCATACCATATTCTAACCCTTTATAAaagtattcatttttatttttttatggcTAGACTTGTAGATTCGAGAGATATTGTGGAGTTGCAGCTTAAGCAATTGGATTGCGAGCTGGTTATAAGGAAAAAGGAAGCATTGCCACAACCTTCAACTTCAGCTCCAGTATTTTACGCCCCACCTCCTACCGCACAGGCTACATTGTCACCTCCTCCTACAACAAATGTACCAGCTCCTGCTTCATCAACGCCTTCAGCTCCAGCATTACCAGCTCCAGCAAAGCCAAAGTCTTCACATCCCCCATTCAAATGTCCAATGGCTGGAAACTTCTATCGGTCTCCTGCACCTGGTGCTCCTCCTTTTGTGAAGGTTAGTCCTATACTGTAACtttttgttgttatattattgttgttgttaaaACTCACTTGTTTGGGCCAGTTCATAGCATAATTTGCTCTTTTATGATAATGTGCCTTCTTTTCGGATTCGGTTGCTTTCTTCAATTCTGTACAGCCTGTACTAAGTTTCTCTATATGCTAACTCAGAGTTGGTTTTCTAGGTCGGAGATAAGGTCCAGAAAGGACAAGTAATATGCATTATTGAAGCTATGAAACTGATGAATGACATTGAGGTAAGCTCCTAGACCTTTGAATCAAGATGTTTTGACGGAATACATTTTATCtcgttgataaaaaaaatcagaaataaattagtgagAGATGCTTGGATCAGGTGGGATTTTGTGATTACTAAGTTTCTATAAAAAGTTCAGTTATTGTGGCATTTTCTTGAAAGCACCACAAGTTCAAAGACCTTGTGAAAATAACTTATTTCCTTGCAATTCGGTAGTTCTGGTTTAGTTTCTAGAAACTGTTAAGTGCAAAGACTTTGCATTGTCTCCTCGAGGTATATGCATGATTGTTTAATATGTTTGCTGTGCTGTTAATATCGTTCAGGCTGATCAGTCCGGCACTGTGGTTGAGATACTTGCGGATGATGGGAAACCCGTCAGTGTGGACACGGTATCTCTTTTGctctttctatcctatttcatattttcattccttcattttcaatttttaatcaAACTACTTGCTTGCGTGAAGGCTAAGAAGTGTTAGTGCCAGTAAATTTTTTTATCGCTTCTGTCATGTTTGAAATAAGAGATAAGTCACAAAACTTCCCACTATAGCTAATCCGAGACCTGTGTGATTGAACCTTTTTCATTGCTACTCACCCACTAAAACCATGCAAATTTTGCAAAACACCAACTACAGCACTTCGGTGGTGCAATATTTCCATTGAGATCCCtttattcaattcaaatattctCCACCATGATCGCTATACTATTTGCTGGAATATACACAATATAAGGGGTCTACCTTGCAGTTATCAAATAGCTAAGTTGGTGATTTACTAAAGAAAAAGGTTTAGCAACACAGGTCCAAATTAGGTCATAAATCAGAAAGCAATCTGCAATCCTTAAGTGATTTAACCCTGTGAACAAACATTCTCAGAGCATGCTGAATCTCATTCTTATCTCCCTGTGTTCTTCCAAAAAACTTTTCCTTCCTCATTTGCAGCCTTTATTTATCATCGAGCCGTGAAGATCCGAGATTATTACGGAGGACCATCTTGAAATGTAAGAGTATGATATTTCTTGGCCTTCTCGGAATATATAGTACGAAATCATGACAAGCATGTTTTCATAGCTAAGTCGTCACACTGTCACTGTGgttgttatatatttatttgagaATAATGCAAATTTCTGCTACAGAAAATGCGTGATCATTTTCAGCAATATGTTCACCGTGTGTGTTATATCTGGGTTAATCACTGTAAACTCTATGGAGTTAATGTTAGTAATACTCTTACTACTTaaatagttttaatttttgtttctttctctAATACAAATGATTCCGTTGGCTTCGACAACATTTTCTTTACCCATACAAGCATGTGTTGAAATTTTCAgcgttattattattttttttttatatattggcGTTTTTCTTGAGGATTATATTGTGCAAACAGTACAAACTAGTgagaattaaaattttacatgACAATGCAGAACTTACTGTTGCATATtgaataattcaaatttttagCTAGTATGCAGTTGAAATTACTTTCTAACGGCTATATTTCATTGAATGCCCAcatttatacctattataaaagagcattgttttacaaaatttgatttatctattatatccctcatatatacttaatttaaggtcaattgtgtaatttaatatagtattatacatataatatatctataaatatattatggttTATCTTTTATATTAAAACAGTTACTTAAGTATCCATTAGGACTCTTCATCGTAtaagttattattttttattatataattttaataatttataattaaaatacaaaggATTATgcaatactttttttttgaagtttagTTTTGCTAGAATatttggaattaaaattaattatgtaaagatgaaacctataaaataaatatgacaACAAAATTAGGTGatgtttaataaattaaaatcctcaagaaataaattaaagtgttaatttataaatttaaatatctttttagcggcggaaatataataaaataaaattctttataaagtttaaaatcatatatatatatatatatatataaataagtattttcgtaaagaaataaattctctaataaatttttagaaagaacttgaattaaaaaaataaacaagtcatgacattaagaaaataaaatgaaacttttattttaataaatttcacaCGAATTCGATATAATTTGGAATTTAGAGTTACAATAATCAAAAGTACCACACGAATAATATAATGAGTTTGaaagaaacatttttttttaaagaggttCGACGCGCCCATTGAACTCTCCACGCGCCTCCAATGTCAATTAcctgaaatattaaatatgggaTAAGCATACATAGTATActtagtgtgggaacatgcaattattgtccacgttaataaaatggtaacacttACGATCATAACATTCAAAACGACACAGTTTTGCCAATCTGGAAGCCACGTCATTTAAAgtggtaacaccctaatctaattaaagtgttaaatataaatttaaatatctatttagcagcggaaataataaaataagattctttataaaaataaataaagaattttattttattatatttccgttgctaaaaagatatttaaatttataaattaacactttaatttatttcttgaggattttttagtcatgtgcaaaaccagaaaaaatataaaggtaatgtattttggggcggatttaaaggtgatgtgcaattgtagaattcaaggaaaggtggtgtatttaggggcggattttaaaggtgatgtgcaattgtagaattcaaggaaatgtggtgtatttaggagcatttaaccctttttttaatactatatttaattttttgttttaattttatgagtTCTATAACATTATACTTTCAAAAAAATTAACCAATAATTGgttcaaaagaaaaaatacattaaaataataaatattgctataaaatacaaatttacactcataaaaatttatttattaaaataattcatttttacgTGCGAACACACGTCATCTCTGCTACTAACCTaaaatatgcattttttttaattacatcATCCTAATAACTTGCATTGGTTTTTACTAGCAAAATGCATTTTACAATTACTTTTGAAGCATATTTGTCCTGATCTATTGGTTATTTTCTCAAATCCTACATTAGGAAACTGTTGCTaaaatttcctttttttttcattgaaaGTTCTGTTACAATCCAATCcacgaagaaaaatgaaaaagaaagatcgaaaaaatattagaagttgGTATTGCAATTGCAAAtccacaaaaataaataaataaataaatagatttcAGTTTGCCAAGTAGCTAAAAGGGCACATTCCCACATCTTCTAATCCATGTggtaaacaaaatattttccaGCAAGTGATAGAGAcgcaagtaaataaaatgagAGAGAAACACGAAAAATAAGGAGTAAAAAGTACGAGGCAAAATAAGTGACAAAAGAAATCAGAGGCGCCCTACtcaagaagatgaagaaattaATATAGGTTGCCATTGCCAAAGAAGAAGATATATGTGTGTTTCTGCGATTCTTCTTCAGGTTGCCAAAAACATGAAACTCCACATATCTGCAAACAGCAAATGCTCGAATTCCAGAGCATGTCCAAGACATATGTCACAACAGCATACCTGCATAGATGTGAAACAAACCCTAAAGTGAGATCTTATTGACAAACACGAAGACCTTGATGACGGTATAGAATTGCTAGAAGCTTCTGTTCCAAAAGTTATTCTTTGACTCTTCAATGCAGAACGGGTAACAAGGATAAATAGCCAGAATAGAATTGATGAATCATACTTGATGCCGAAGCTGGAGCTCAGCATTTTATTTGAATCACGGTCTCCTTGTTTGAGGAAATATCAGAGACACGTGGCACTCGGAGCCCAAATTGGTGCAATGTTCTCTCGTCAAATCCAGTACGTATGAAATTCAGAATAGATCTGAAATAGAAGAATTACTAGAAATTAAAGTATGACCATAAACTTGAAAATAGTCATTAAATTGGTTTATATCCACAAGGACAGATGCAAACCATGAGAACTGTTCGTAGTAGTAATCAACACTTGAAGGGGCTTTTTGGACTTTCAGACAATGCAATCTTCACATGAACCAATAGTCAGAACCAGAAGCAGCTTCCCAATGTCTCCTGATAAACAATGAAGCACAGAAAAAATGTAGAATCAAACAAGTAATTTAGATAAAATCATTGTGGCTCTTTGGCTTGTTGCTATGTGATCCTTCAACATAGTTCCAATGAAGAAAATTATGTAGTGCTTAAATGCAGAAGTTTGAATGCTTATAGTCTTTATTCACCTCACTTCCTCTACTAATAAGAAAGATCCTACACGACCTCCAAAagtataaaagaaaagaaaagatacAACACTAGTCCGGTAGTCCCATGATGTTTTACATCCACCATCAGGAGATATGGACTCCAGTATTTAATGTCAGTCAGAGTAAGAATACCAAAAACACTTGTTTGACACCAACATAGGCAGTGGATAGCATCATATAGATGAAGACGAGATCCAGTGAGATATAACTGGTAAAGATGGATGCATATTTTTCGTAATTAGTCAAGCTACATTTGGACCAAGGCAAAGGTACAAAAAGAAACATATAGAGCAAATTATAAACATCTAATGGAAAAACAAGAACTAAAAAGATAAGTAATATAATGATACCTCAGGACGCCTAGTTGCAGCAGTAACGGCCACGTCAGGAGTTGCAGCCATAGCAAAAAGTCATAGGATCCATCTTAACCATACAAGGCACGGCAATCCTGGAATTAACACACAATATGAAACTCAAACAAATGTAGTGCCTTTTATGAATTGAAAGCTTTCTCATTAGAACAGGTCATAAGATACTGTTTTAATCAGCACGGTGGACGAGAAAAACTAAAGAATTGAATTTTCTTGGACATGTTTATAACTAAAATAGGTTGTGACACAGTTACTGCAAGTAATTGGCTGCACAATACACAAGTGACAAGACGTTGCAGTACagaaactatttttattaatctTAACAGCTGTTGAGGGAGTCCTGTATTAGATCAAGGGGATTGTTGAGTGAAAAGTATTCTCTAAATTCATGAACCATATGGGCTACTGATAGCTGATTAGCTGAAGATAACAGGGAAAAGGTGTATCTAGGCTTCTAAGCTATAGCTCCAGAACCAAGTTATTTTCAGGCCCcatcaaattttaaattacaaattatcctaGATTTAAGAAGACATTACTTGTTATAGAGGAAGAGTAAATGATTTTCAGGAAGAGAGAAGAAATTATTAGTGCAGTGTCTGAGAATGCTCTGTTTTCTCTACAGCTGAAGGGAAAGGTAAAGCCAAGTAATATATCATCATAAATGACAATAACTTGGGGTGGTTTGCGCATCTCCAATCTAAAGATCTAAGGAAGAATAAACTTATTCATTGTTTTGAACCAAATTGATAAAACAAGAGAATTATGTTGATCCTCTTTGTTCAAATTAAAGAACAAATATTAACAATAGAAAGAGCCAGATTATCTGTTTTTACATTattataaaaaggaaaaaagactTTCGTACTATGCAAAGATTGCTACAATCTAATCACTCTATTGATAAGGTTACAATAGTCTACTCTAGTAATACATAAActacaccccccccccccccaaaaaaaagtaTCAAATTGGAACTAGTGACTAATCCCAACATGGAAGTACTGAAAAACTCATATAAGCAAAAAATCTCAAGTATCCTAGATCATGAGACATAATTATCACTATAAATAAGACCCACTTATTTAAAACCGAAGACAGATGAATAACTTCATACGTGCAAGTTTGCCACACCAATATTACAGGATGTACCAAATGTTCCATATAATTCACAGGAACACCTTATGTAGCTAGGACTCATGCTCTGGtatctcataaaaaataagaaaagttaAACATTAGGGCCAAAGTTGGTATCAGTCTGACCTAAAATTCAAGAAGAACCGATCCTCCGCCACTACTCAAATGAAGTGAGTTTCCCAAGCTACAGTAAGCCATACCCATCCTACATGGAATACATGTTTTCCTATGAGATTCATCATAAATTACATCGAGATCTTGAATTACAGCCACTAAAGAAATTAATTTAGCAAAAAAGACTCCATAAAATTTGAAGTGGAAAAAGAAAGGACAAAATCTTAAACCCAGTTCAGCATACAAAAAGGGGAAACATATAACAAGTGCGTCTTACCTAGGGGAATTGTGAAATTTAACGGTGAAACTGCACTTTCTTTGCTATCATGATACCGTGATGCAATGTTGCCATAGTGCGGCTATCTGACTGTATTCCCTTGGATGACATCTCATCCACAAGAGTTAAAGCCTTGTCCATATTTCCCTGCTTGCAATAGCCAGAAATGAGGGCTGTGTATGTGACAGTATCAGGTACTAAACCTTGTTCAATCAATTCATCAAAGAGGGAAACAGCATCTTGAAGGTTCTCTGACTTGCACTGACTGTCAATCAATGCTGTGTAGCAAATGACATCAGGCTTTAATTCCATCTCCTTCATTTCACGCAAAAAAGTTGAAGCTACCTGTTTTACCATCTTGTTTCCTTCTAAACGCTTTTTAGATCGGTCCTTTTTCATAGTTGTTTTACAGTGCCCGTCAACCAATACTGTATAAGTTATAATGTCGGGACTAATGCCCCTTTCCTTCATATCACTGAAAAGAGCAAAAGCTTCCTCCAGGCGGTTCACTTGACAGTATCCATTCAGCATAATGGTGTAGATAACTACATCGGGAGTTAATCCTCTGCCAACCATTTGGCCAAATGCCCATTGGGCATTTTCCATGTCTCCAGCACGGCAAAGAGCAGCAATAAGCTTGATATACATTGTCTTATTAGGGCCATCATCGGTAGAGAGCATAATCTTAAGAACTTTAATAGCTCCATTATTTTCCCCTTCCAAACAGAGGCTGCTGATAAGCTTTGCACAAGAATTCCTACTTATAAGTATCCCTTGGCTAAACAATCTACAAAAAAGTTTAAAACCCTCGATCGCGTTGCCCGATTCGCAGTAACCATTCACCATGGAAGAATAATTTTCTATGCTTTTTTCTTCCAGGTTATTGAAATATGTTACAGCTTCTTTTACTCTCCCCCCAAAGCAAAGGCCTtcaatgatcatgttgtgcgTGACTCTGCTGGGGGTCAAGCCTTGCCCTTTCATAGTATCCAGCAGGAAAAACACCTCATCCAGAAATCCATTCCGAGATAATCCACCAGCGAGAACATTATAAGTAATAATATCAGCTCTCAGGCCGCTTTTGTTCATTTCATCAAATAAATGCACAGCATCAAAAATATTTCCATTTAGACAGTGACCATTGATCAAAGTTGTATAATGCACAATATCTGGTATGAGTTTCTTATGCTTCATCTCATCAAACAATCTTTTTGCATCATCTAACTTGCCCATTTTGCATAAAGCATAAATAGCAACATTGTGTATGACTTCATCAAGAAAGATGCCCATCTTTTTAAAGTTAACAAACTGGCTTATTGCTTCAGAATACATACCTTTCAGGCACAAGCACTGAAGAATCGAAGAGAGAATCGAACAATTGGTTCTGACACCCTTTAGCTCCATCTCGTCGTGGATGGCCAAAGCTCTAACTATATCTCCAGAATCACAATACCCCTGAATTAAGGCGTGATAGCTAACTTCGTTGGGGACTACCCCGTGTTCTTCCATGTCAAGTAATACCATTTCTGCAGCTTTCAGCTTCTTCTCACTAACAAAGCCTTGAATGACAGTAGTATAAGCATAAGCATCCACGGGGACATTTTGGGCATCCCAATCTCGTAAAACCTCATACGCTAAATCTGACCGGCCATGCATGCAGAGTCCTTCAAGATAAGGTGTATAGGTAAAAGAATTAGGCACCACTTCAGCCTCCTCCATCTCCAGAAACACCTTTGCAGCTTCTTCCAAACATCCCATTCGACAATACGCCTTAACTGCAATCccataagtatatatatttggCTCCACCCCAATATTCTTCAGCTGTTTATAGATAGCAACAGCTGAGTCCACTTTTCCATGCCCAACTAACCTATTCATCAAAAAGTTACACGACAACAAACACGGCCCAACACCATGCCTTCTCGTTGCAAAGAGAGTGTCAATCGCCTCATCAAACATTTCTAAACTAGCATAACTCTTAATTAGGGCATCAAAAGCCCGAAGCAGGGAACTAGGCCCATCAGCCTTGAGCTCCTCAGCCATTGCATCCAGCAACTCCGATACCTCAAAACAGAAATCCCCACTTTTCAAGTTTATAATAATATCTGTAAATAAACAATCCAGTTTTCGGTCCATGCGCCAATAACAGAGTACCTTGATCATAGCCAAGTAACTTCGGGTATCATGCTGAAATCCCTTTCCCTTGAGCTGGTTAAAAAAGGATAATGCAGAAACCGGTTCCAATTTCATATTTTGCAGAATCTGAACGACCCCATGCGAATTCAATTCCAATACATTTTCATTGTCTCCGCAATTTGTTACAGAAACATCATTGGATTTCAGGTCGTCGGAAGCCGAATCCGAAAAGTAAGGAGTGAAATGAGCGAGCGACGGAACTGATTGTGATCGAATAATTTGGAGATATCTAAAGAGATTTGCGCGAGATGCTGACCTGATTGAAGAAACCAGCATCGAACAATTTCAATTTCTTCGCACATAAAAGCTTTTGCTGAAGAAATTGCTTATTTGCTTCAGTAATTCTAACAACAGCGAATTGAGATAAGGTGGTAGTTTTGGGACGACGaagattttgagagagagaggtaacGGCGGGAATGTAAAACCCTTGAGCTTTAAACCCTTTCCGCCATTAGCAGTCGGCGGCGCAccttattcatttttattttttttagagccTTAATTCATTTGTAATTTGTAAACTCATGATCCACCCAAAGGAACCGACCCGGCAGTTAATGACCCATATTCGGGCCCAGGAGTTAAAAACTCCGATCCGGCCCGGCACTCAAAATGGTTTTGgttattttaactttttttttctttgaaataatggatttttttacttttatttttatactagctttttttttttttgacttgggggagttgggggaggtggagcagtggggtttgaacccgggacctcactgttcacacagaGGAGGTTGCACCGCTTGGTAATATGCACAgaaaacatttttatatttctatagtCTAATAAATTGATAACAACTCAAATCATAtgtattaatataataaaaaaaataattttaactaaatatattcaAGCGTTGAACTGGAGGTGGTGCTCAACAACTCTAGTAGATTCGGGGTAAATCCATCGTGTGTGAACTGGAGGTGGGCCCATtttcgaattaaaaaaaaaactaaaagcaAACGAATGCTAAAAGCATTCGTTAGAGGCCTGAGTTTAATTAAACCATTTTTTTGGACTACGAGGTATTTGATCCAATGTTGAGACTAAAATGGGTGCTTAACGGTCGTTAAAAGCCTAGGTTTAATTACACCATTTTTTTTGAACTATGGGATATTTGATCCAagattaaggggggtgtattagttcaagacttatgtagatttttaatatttgtggattttaaaaatctatagaATTCACACGAATTCTTCAcgattttgaatgaattcttggtcggattttTATTGAATTACCAAGAATTTATCGTGATTTTCTGGgagttgaaatccacaaagccAGTAGTCGTTGCGAGCTCGTGAGCGCTGGACTGAGGCCCAGAAGCCGCTGCGAGCACGCGAGCGCTGGTGACCCAACGCCCGCTAGGGTCCAGCGCCCGCTGCTTTGTGAGTTTATAAATAAGTTAACGTAGTGTGTTAGATATAGGGATATTAATCATTTTAAGAGTGGACTCTTGTAGCTACCTACCTATATTATGACTTTGGGTCCCATGCAAAACTTTATCTTATGct harbors:
- the LOC131008839 gene encoding biotin carboxyl carrier protein of acetyl-CoA carboxylase 2, chloroplastic-like isoform X2 encodes the protein MASFTVPCPKVSPPLAASSQHVALFPRSGCRMLPFAKVKGLSRNQSDDFKVSAQLNEVAVEKASLLTERLKESKSQYEIPDAESVSAFMNQVSDLIKLVDSRDIVELQLKQLDCELVIRKKEALPQPSTSAPVFYAPPPTAQATLSPPPTTNVPAPASSTPSAPALPAPAKPKSSHPPFKCPMAGNFYRSPAPGAPPFVKVGDKVQKGQVICIIEAMKLMNDIEADQSGTVVEILADDGKPVSVDTPLFIIEP
- the LOC131008839 gene encoding biotin carboxyl carrier protein of acetyl-CoA carboxylase 2, chloroplastic-like isoform X1, with product MASFTVPCPKVSPPLAASSQHVALFPRSGCRMLPFAKVKGLSRNQSDDFKVSAQLNEVAVEKASLLTERLKESKSQYEIPDAESVSAFMNQVSDLIKLVDSRDIVELQLKQLDCELVIRKKEALPQPSTSAPVFYAPPPTAQATLSPPPTTNVPAPASSTPSAPALPAPAKPKSSHPPFKCPMAGNFYRSPAPGAPPFVKVGDKVQKGQVICIIEAMKLMNDIEADQSGTVVEILADDGKPVSVDTVSLLLFLSYFIFSFLHFQFLIKLLACVKAKKC
- the LOC131008840 gene encoding pentatricopeptide repeat-containing protein At2g26790, mitochondrial, giving the protein MLVSSIRSASRANLFRYLQIIRSQSVPSLAHFTPYFSDSASDDLKSNDVSVTNCGDNENVLELNSHGVVQILQNMKLEPVSALSFFNQLKGKGFQHDTRSYLAMIKVLCYWRMDRKLDCLFTDIIINLKSGDFCFEVSELLDAMAEELKADGPSSLLRAFDALIKSYASLEMFDEAIDTLFATRRHGVGPCLLSCNFLMNRLVGHGKVDSAVAIYKQLKNIGVEPNIYTYGIAVKAYCRMGCLEEAAKVFLEMEEAEVVPNSFTYTPYLEGLCMHGRSDLAYEVLRDWDAQNVPVDAYAYTTVIQGFVSEKKLKAAEMVLLDMEEHGVVPNEVSYHALIQGYCDSGDIVRALAIHDEMELKGVRTNCSILSSILQCLCLKGMYSEAISQFVNFKKMGIFLDEVIHNVAIYALCKMGKLDDAKRLFDEMKHKKLIPDIVHYTTLINGHCLNGNIFDAVHLFDEMNKSGLRADIITYNVLAGGLSRNGFLDEVFFLLDTMKGQGLTPSRVTHNMIIEGLCFGGRVKEAVTYFNNLEEKSIENYSSMVNGYCESGNAIEGFKLFCRLFSQGILISRNSCAKLISSLCLEGENNGAIKVLKIMLSTDDGPNKTMYIKLIAALCRAGDMENAQWAFGQMVGRGLTPDVVIYTIMLNGYCQVNRLEEAFALFSDMKERGISPDIITYTVLVDGHCKTTMKKDRSKKRLEGNKMVKQVASTFLREMKEMELKPDVICYTALIDSQCKSENLQDAVSLFDELIEQGLVPDTVTYTALISGYCKQGNMDKALTLVDEMSSKGIQSDSRTMATLHHGIMIAKKVQFHR